From the genome of Candidatus Deferrimicrobiaceae bacterium:
TCCTCAAGGTACAGGAGCTCGATCAGCTGTCCCCGGAAGAGATCCGGGACGCCCTCGCCCGGGTGGTGAGGCAATACCTCCAGGGAGATCCGATATGATCGATCTGCACATGCACTCCACGTTCAGCGACGGCGAATTGATCCCGTCCGAGGTCGTTTCCCGTTGTCTTTTCGCGGGGTACACGCATCTCGCGATCACCGACCACGTCGACCCGTCGAACCTGGAGAACGTCGTGGATCGCATGGTGCACGTCTGCTCCGAACTCCGGGGGAAGGTGCGGGCGCAGGTTTACCCCGGCGTCGAAATCACGCATGTCCCCCCGCGGTTGATCGCGCCGCTGGTTGCCCTTGCGCGGGAACGAGGGGCGAAGGTGATCCTCGTGCACGGGGAAACGATCGTGGAGCCGGTGCCCAAGGGCACCAACCTCGCGGCCATTCGGGCGAATGTCGACATCCTCGCTCATCCCGGCCTGATCACCGAGGAGGAGGCCAGGCTCGCGAGGAAACAAGGCGTGCTTCTCGAGATCACATCCCGCAGGGGGCACTCCCTCACGAACGGGCACGTGGCGCGCATTGCGGCGAAAACGGGCGCCCGTCTGGTGTACAATACCGATTCGCATTCTCCCGGCGATTTCACGCCGTGGGAGGACGCCGTCCGGATCATCCGGGGGGCGGGACTGACGGAGAAGGATGCGGCACGCATGCAGGAGAATGCGCGGGAACTTCTCGAAGGATGACCGAAAGGGGAAACGGATGGCAAGGAAGATCAAGTACACGCGGAAAGACCTGAAAGGCCCGGACGAGTTCATCTCCACCCTCGGACGGGCGACGCTATGGATCAAGGAAAACCACGTTCCGGTCCTTGCCGCGCTGACCGCCGTCATCCTCGCCGCGGGAGGGGTATACGGCACGCGCGCCTACTACCGCTGGCAGGAGGCGAAGGCGAACCGGGACCTCTGGCCCCAACTGATCCAGGCCCAGGAAGTTCTCCGGTCCCCGGGGGTCGCCGACGAGGAGAAGCTCGACCGCCTCGAGAGGTTTCTGGCCGCCCAGGTGAGCGCGCACCCCGGCACGGAGGCGGCGGTCTTCGCGCAGTACTACCTGGGAAGCATCGCCTTCCGCCGCGGCAATTACGACCGGAGCGCCGAGTATTTCCGGTCGGCCATTGCCAGCGGGAAGGAGCAGGGGACCGTCATGGATTTCCTCCTTCGCGAAGGGCTTGCCCAGACGTTCGATGCCAAGGGGGACGCGGAAAACGCCCAGAAGGCCTACGGGGAGGCCGCAGGGTTCGCGACCGGGGAGTTGTTCCGCACCCAGGCACGGATGGGGCAGGCAAGAGCCCTTGCCACCCTGGGGCGCAATCAGGAGGCGACGGAGGTATTCCGCAGGATCCTCGCCGAGAATCCCGACACGCCTCTTAAGGAACTCATCCAGATCCAGCTTTCGCGTCTGGGATAAGGGAAGGGGAAGGGACAAAGCCGGATGAAGCTTTATCTTTGCTTTCTCTGGCACATGCACCAGCCGTATTACAAGGATCCCGAAACGGGGAACTACATCCTGCCCTGGGTTCGGCTTCACGCCGTCAAGGATTACGTGGCCCTCCCGCGGCTCTTTCGGGAATTTCCGGCGGTGCGGCATACCTTCAACCTGGTCCCGTCGCTGCTGATCCAGGTCCAGGACTACGTGGAACACGGCGCGGAGGACGTCTTTTTGTCCCTGTCCCGGAAAAACTCCCTCGACCTCTCGAACGAGGAGGAGGAGTTCCTCCTTCGCAACTTCTTCGCCGCCCATGCCCCCACCATGATCCTGCCCCAGCCGAGGTACGCGGAACTGTACGGGAGAAGGGAAGCGGCGCTGCGGGTGGTGGGGAAATCCGGTGCGTCGAGCGGGTTCGGGGCGTCGGATTACACCGACCTGATGACGTTGTTCAACCTTACCTGGTTCCACCCGATGCTCCGCGAGGAGGATGCGTACCTCGCCCGTCTCTGGAGGAAGGGGAGCGGGTACACCGAACGCGACAAGGTATACGTCCTGGATCGTCAGATCGACATCATGGCGACGGTGATCCCGGAATACCGGAAGGTGGCGGAAAACGACGGCGGCGAGAATACCTCCACCCCCATGTACCACCCCATACTGCCGCTCCTCATCGACAACCGGTCGGCGCAGGACGCGCTCCCCGGCGCGCTTTTACCGAGGGTTCCCTTTGCCTACCCGGAAGACGCGGTGGAACAGATTTTCCGGGGAAGGGAGGTGTTCCATTCCCTTTTCGGGAGGTTCCCGGACGGTTTGTGGCCTTCCGAAGGCTCCATCAGTCCGGCCGCTCTGGAAATCGCTTCCCG
Proteins encoded in this window:
- a CDS encoding glycoside hydrolase family 57 protein → MKLYLCFLWHMHQPYYKDPETGNYILPWVRLHAVKDYVALPRLFREFPAVRHTFNLVPSLLIQVQDYVEHGAEDVFLSLSRKNSLDLSNEEEEFLLRNFFAAHAPTMILPQPRYAELYGRREAALRVVGKSGASSGFGASDYTDLMTLFNLTWFHPMLREEDAYLARLWRKGSGYTERDKVYVLDRQIDIMATVIPEYRKVAENDGGENTSTPMYHPILPLLIDNRSAQDALPGALLPRVPFAYPEDAVEQIFRGREVFHSLFGRFPDGLWPSEGSISPAALEIASRAGFRWTATDEILLSKALGKPVHRDSGGVPLEPSWLYHPYVASTPAGPIRIFFRDHHLSDLIGFEYSRWGPVDAASNFCNIISNIYNKLSSIPGHSRKDAYVVPVILDGENAWEYFPDSGEEFLRTLMGRLTSMAPNISCITLSEGLKQIDYDVELPKIPTGSWIDGTFNIWIGHREDQAAWELLARARALWQSRSEQMRKAGLKPSKELNNAFGHLLVAEGSDWCWWYGDDHFTP
- a CDS encoding tetratricopeptide repeat protein, which codes for MARKIKYTRKDLKGPDEFISTLGRATLWIKENHVPVLAALTAVILAAGGVYGTRAYYRWQEAKANRDLWPQLIQAQEVLRSPGVADEEKLDRLERFLAAQVSAHPGTEAAVFAQYYLGSIAFRRGNYDRSAEYFRSAIASGKEQGTVMDFLLREGLAQTFDAKGDAENAQKAYGEAAGFATGELFRTQARMGQARALATLGRNQEATEVFRRILAENPDTPLKELIQIQLSRLG
- a CDS encoding histidinol phosphate phosphatase domain-containing protein — protein: MIDLHMHSTFSDGELIPSEVVSRCLFAGYTHLAITDHVDPSNLENVVDRMVHVCSELRGKVRAQVYPGVEITHVPPRLIAPLVALARERGAKVILVHGETIVEPVPKGTNLAAIRANVDILAHPGLITEEEARLARKQGVLLEITSRRGHSLTNGHVARIAAKTGARLVYNTDSHSPGDFTPWEDAVRIIRGAGLTEKDAARMQENARELLEG